The DNA segment GCCAGATCCAGTTCGTTGAACTGCTGTTCGCCCTCCGCCAGGACCTTCGATCGGTCGGCCGGCGAAAGCTCGAGCGCTTTGGCGGTGAAATTGACGAGACTCTGCGAGACCTTGTCGATGACGTCGCGTGCCAGCTTCACATCCGAAACGGCTTGCTCGATCTTGACGATGCTGCCGCGCAGCCGGCCCAACTCCATGATGCCGAGCGCGACCGGAATAGCGGCAGCGCCGAGTGCCAGCGCCACAGCACCGATCAGCAGCATCTGGATATTGGGGAATCTCTTCATCGACGATCAGAATTCACGGACATCGCCTAACCACGAGCAGCGAAGCGTCCCTGGGGCGACGCGCGAAAGCCGCTTTCGATTCAAAGCGTGGCAGTGCGTCGTAAAGTTTTGGTGAACTGACGCAGGCAACTCGTGATGATGCGCCGAGAGGCATCGTGAGCCGACACCGCATCGTTCGACTGCGTACAAATGCGGCAGGCAGCACGTGCGTGTCGCAACCGGCGTCCGGGCAATGCCGGAGAAACGACGATCTGGCGCGAAGCGCCGAGCAGCCGACGGTCTCTTCCGCCAGTCGTTAACACCTCATCAACCAAGCCGGCCGCGTTTACCGGATCGATTACAATTTGAGGGGTTCGCGCAATCGCGAAAAAAGGAACTTTTGCGACGCTCGGTGTCCGGATGCCGGAGAGCGCCATGAGCGAAGCAGAGTTCGAGCGATTACTTGACGTCGTGAATGCGGCGGTCGCACCGATTCCTCTGCAGGACTTCATGGCCGGCATGACGGCGTCCGGCCGAGTGCCTGAAGCCGCCAACGATAATGGCGGGGAATGGCCGCTGATCCCCTTTCCCGATGGCTGGCACGCCGCCTGCTGAATCGAAAAGCCGCTCGGCAATTCGCGGGTTGGCTTGGCCGAATTTTCGGAGGGCTTTCAGCCCCTTCTTCCAAAAAAGCGTCCTAAGCCTCTGATATTATTGATGGAGGCCACGACCAGAATTGAACTGGTGTAAACGGTTTTGCAGACCGCTGCGTAACCACTCCGCCACGTGGCCCCATGGGGGCGGATCAATACAGGCGGCCAATGGGTTAGGCAACCACCCCGTGCCGACTATCGCTACCCGTCAAATCCCTTGGGATTTTGGCTTTGCCATCGCCAATGATCCCTGCACATGGTCTCCAGATCCCGCTTGGCGCGCCACCCGCCCAGAACTTTCGCGGCGAGATCGGTCGCGGCGTAGCACGTCGCAACGTCGCCGGACCGCCGCGGGCGAATATCGTAAGGAACCGGCTTTCCGCTGGCGTTCTCGAAAGCCTTGACGACCTCCAGCACGCTATAGCCCCTTCCCGTCCCGAGATTGACGCTAAAGCAGGCGGGACGATCCAGAGATGCAAGCGCCGCGACATGTCCCTGCGCGAGGTCCACGACGTGAATGTAATCCCGCACCCCGGTGCCGTCGGGCGTGTCGTAATCGTTTCCGAAAACATTCAACCGCTCGCGCCGTCCGACCGCGACCTGCGCAACGAAGGGCAAGAGATTGTTCGGCACGCCCTTCGGATCTTCGCCGATCAGGCCGCTTTCATGCGCACCGATGGGATTGAAGTAACGAAGGATGCCGATGCCCCAGTTGGGATCACTGACGAACAGGTCGCGCAGCATGCCCTCGACGAAAAACTTCGTTTGGCCATACGGATTGACCGGGCTGAGCGGATGATCCTCGCTGTAGGGCAGAAACTTCGGGTCTCCATATACGGTCGCAGACGAGGAAAAGACGATGCATTTGACACCGCAGACCTGCATGGCCCGCAACAGACGATGGGTGCCGATGACGTTGTTGTCGTAATAGTCGAGCGGCGATGAGACGGAATCGAATACCGATTTCAGGCCGGCGAAATGAATGACGGCCGTGCAGTTGAATTCGCGCAAGGCTTTCTCGACGACAGCCTGGTCGCGAATATCGCCATCGACGACGGTGAGCGGCTTCCTGCAAATCTGTCGAACGCGTTCGAGCGAGGTTCGGCTGCTGTTAGAGAAGTTGTCGAAGACCACGACCTCATGGCCTGCGTTGAGCAGTTCGACGCAGGTATGAGAGCCGATATATCCGGCACCGCCGGTCACCAAGATCATGGGGTCTCCTCGCAACCCGACCAAGACTTTGCCGGACCTCGCCCGACTTGGATAGGCCAGCCCGGTGGGCAATTAGACGTCCGATGTCAATAACGACGCCTTAACATCGACTTCGTTGAAGTTTCAGCTTCGAAGCCCGGACGCTTGCGGCTTCGCTCCTTCAGCTTTTGCGGCGGCGCCGAAAATCGCGCCTTGGCCTTGGCTTCGGTGCGAGGGAGGGCAGCTCTTCCAGCACTTCCCGATACCTCTTCAACATTTGCATGAAGCTAGAGTTCAGCGTTTCGGCAATGTCGGGCCGGCCTTCGAGACGGGAAAGGACCAGCCCCGCCGCTTCGATAGTCGATAGCCCGTCGCGGCGCGGCTCGCGGCGAAGCTTTCCGTAGCGCGACGGGTGCGAAGGTCCAAGAATCAGGCGCTGGCATTTCAGCATCCAGGGATTGCGCCACCATAGCGCCTTGGCCTGGCTCCAGCTGCCGTCCAACAGCACAACGCCCTCGATCCCCCGCAAGATCGAGCGCTGGTTTTCGGCCAGCTCGCCCTTGCGATTGATCGCGACAACTTCTGCCGTCGTCTCAAGGTCGGCCGCCTTTGCTGACCCCAGATAGAGCACCGCCCATCGGGAGGGATCGGCGACCGTCCGGCCCAAAGCCCTGGCGAGACTGGGCCACGAAAGGCCGATCTTGAGGACCGCCTTTTCAAAATGCATCGCCGCCAGACGGGCGGTGCCGAGCGTTCGATCCTGCTCTTGCGGATGCTGCAAAATCAAAAGCTCGATGCGGCTTTCGATCGGCGTGACACCATCGCAAACACACAACGGCAGCGGCTTGTGGCATTGCGGGCAATCCGGCGCCGCCGCAGCCGGGGCGACGCCATCTTCGACCTCGGAGGGTTTCGACATGCGTCTTGCTATACGCCGCGCCGAGACCGGCTTCAACGGGCCTACGGAAGGCTGGCAAGCTTTGCCGTCGCGGCCGCGCAACTCCTCTTCAGGTGAAACCTTCCGTGCCACGCCCCGTATCTCAGGGGTTAGAGGACGAGGGCTGGAATGCGCATTGCAGTGGTTGGGACGGGAATTGCCGGCAACGCCGCTGCGTGGACCTTATCGAGACGTTACCCGGTCACCGTATATGAGCGCGATATCCGACCGGGAGGACACAGCCATACCGTCACGGTCGACTATGACGGGACGCCGATCGCCGTCGATGTCGGCTTCATCGTCTACAACGAACTCAACTACCCCGATTTGACGGCGCTGTTCGACCACCTCGACGTCGAAACCACCGAAAGCTGCATGAGCTTTGCCGTTACCGCCGACGGCGGCCGCTTCGAGTGGAAGGGCGGCGGCAATAACTGGTGGCAGACAGCCGTGGGCCTGTTCGCGCAACCGCGAAATCTGCTGTCGCCGAGCTACCTCTGGATGCTGCGGGATATCCTGACCTTCGGTCGCCAAAGCGTCGAGGACTACGATGCTGGCCGGTTGGCCGGACTGAGCCTCGGCGAATACTTCGACTTGCAGAAATTCTCACCGCGGCTGCTGTCCGATTATCTGGGGCCGATGGGCGCTGCGATCTGGTCGACGCCGGCGCACGACATGCTGAAATTTCCGGCCGAGAACTTCGTTGCGTTCTTCAAAAATCACCGCCTTTTGCAGTACGAGCGCCCGGTCTGGCGAACCGTCAAAGGCGGTAGCCGCAACTACGTCGAGAAGCTGGCCGATACTTTTCGGCATCAGGTCCGGCTGGGCTGCGCGGTCACCTCCATCGAGCGGAAAACGCGTGGCGTCGTTGTAACCGATAGCCACGGCGGCAGCGAGATGTATGACCACGTCGTCATCGCCGCACACAGCGATCAGGCGCTGAAAATGCTCGCGGATGCCGACGACCGCGAGCGCTCGATTCTGGGCGCGATCGGCTATTCTCCCAACACGATTTACCTGCACCGTGACACCAGGCTGATGCCGCGGCGCCGGCGCGCGTGGGCGTCGTGGAATTTTCTGCGCTGGGCGCGCCAAGGAGCGGCCGTCAACGACGCGGCCGTCACCTACTGGATGAACGAACTCCAGGGCATCGACAAAAACAAGCCGCTGTTCGTCAGCCTCAACCCGCCGTTCGAACCCGAGCCCGGTCTCACCTTCGGCAGATATATCTGCGAGCATCCCCAGTATGACGCGGCTGCCTTTGCCGCTCAACGACGCCTCGCGGACATTCAGGGCAAGCGTCACACCTGGTTTTGCGGCGCCTGGACCGGTTACGGCTTCCACGAAGACGGGCTAAGGTCGGCGCTATCGGTGGCAGAGGCGTTGGGCGCCACCACGCCCTGGCGCGAAGCCCCACCCGAACTGGCCGAAGCCGCGGAGTAGGTAATGCGGGATGTCAACCTCACACCTGCCGTGATCGAGGGCGATGCCGCCGCACTTTATGTCGGCGAGATCATGCACGCCCGCCTCAAGCCGGTCGGTCATCGCTTCAGCTATCGCGTGATGAGCCTGTTGATCGATCTGGATCGGCTTGAGGTTGCCGATCGGCAGTCTCGGCTGTTCGGCGTCAACCGGGCGGCGCTCTACAGTTTTCATGAAGCCGACCACGGCGACCGCGACGGCTCATCTTTGCGGCTTTATGCTCAGCGCAAGGCCGGCGAGCATGGGATCGACCTCACGGGCGGCCGGGTGCTGATGCTCTGCTACCCGCGCCTGCTCGGTTACGCCTTCAACCCGCTATCGGTCTACTTCTGCTATCGCGCGAATGGAGAGCCCGCGCTCCTCATCTACGAGGTCCGCAATACGTTCGGCGGCCTTCACGCTTATGTGCTTCCAGTGAAGCGCGGCGAGATCAGCCCGGCCGGCATTCGCCAGATCCAGGACAAGCGATTTTACGTCTCGCCGTTTATCGAGATGGCGATGCGCTACCATTTCCGGGTCATGCCACCGAAAGATTGCGTCAAGCTGCGTATTCTCGCGACCGACAGCGAAGGCCCGCTGCTTTCGGCAGCCTTCATGGGATACCGGCGTCTTCTGACCAGCAAAGAACTGCTGCGCTCGTTCTTTTCGCTTCCGTTGGTCACTTTGAAGGTCATTGCCGCCATCCACTGGGAGGCGCTACGGCTCTGCCTAAAGGGGGTGCGGCTGGCCCCGAAGCCGGACAAGACCGCCGATGGAAGCTTGGCGAGCGGCCAGCGCAGTGATTATACTTCCAACATGATGTCTGCCCACCGCAGACGGTGAAGCTTCAATCGGCCGGCCATGCCCGAGGTGATTCCGATCACGTCCGACACTGTAGATCGCTTGC comes from the Bradyrhizobium erythrophlei genome and includes:
- the galE gene encoding UDP-glucose 4-epimerase GalE, producing the protein MILVTGGAGYIGSHTCVELLNAGHEVVVFDNFSNSSRTSLERVRQICRKPLTVVDGDIRDQAVVEKALREFNCTAVIHFAGLKSVFDSVSSPLDYYDNNVIGTHRLLRAMQVCGVKCIVFSSSATVYGDPKFLPYSEDHPLSPVNPYGQTKFFVEGMLRDLFVSDPNWGIGILRYFNPIGAHESGLIGEDPKGVPNNLLPFVAQVAVGRRERLNVFGNDYDTPDGTGVRDYIHVVDLAQGHVAALASLDRPACFSVNLGTGRGYSVLEVVKAFENASGKPVPYDIRPRRSGDVATCYAATDLAAKVLGGWRAKRDLETMCRDHWRWQSQNPKGFDG
- a CDS encoding tRNA-uridine aminocarboxypropyltransferase, which produces MSKPSEVEDGVAPAAAAPDCPQCHKPLPLCVCDGVTPIESRIELLILQHPQEQDRTLGTARLAAMHFEKAVLKIGLSWPSLARALGRTVADPSRWAVLYLGSAKAADLETTAEVVAINRKGELAENQRSILRGIEGVVLLDGSWSQAKALWWRNPWMLKCQRLILGPSHPSRYGKLRREPRRDGLSTIEAAGLVLSRLEGRPDIAETLNSSFMQMLKRYREVLEELPSLAPKPRPRRDFRRRRKS
- a CDS encoding NAD(P)/FAD-dependent oxidoreductase, which gives rise to MRIAVVGTGIAGNAAAWTLSRRYPVTVYERDIRPGGHSHTVTVDYDGTPIAVDVGFIVYNELNYPDLTALFDHLDVETTESCMSFAVTADGGRFEWKGGGNNWWQTAVGLFAQPRNLLSPSYLWMLRDILTFGRQSVEDYDAGRLAGLSLGEYFDLQKFSPRLLSDYLGPMGAAIWSTPAHDMLKFPAENFVAFFKNHRLLQYERPVWRTVKGGSRNYVEKLADTFRHQVRLGCAVTSIERKTRGVVVTDSHGGSEMYDHVVIAAHSDQALKMLADADDRERSILGAIGYSPNTIYLHRDTRLMPRRRRAWASWNFLRWARQGAAVNDAAVTYWMNELQGIDKNKPLFVSLNPPFEPEPGLTFGRYICEHPQYDAAAFAAQRRLADIQGKRHTWFCGAWTGYGFHEDGLRSALSVAEALGATTPWREAPPELAEAAE
- a CDS encoding DUF1365 domain-containing protein, whose protein sequence is MRDVNLTPAVIEGDAAALYVGEIMHARLKPVGHRFSYRVMSLLIDLDRLEVADRQSRLFGVNRAALYSFHEADHGDRDGSSLRLYAQRKAGEHGIDLTGGRVLMLCYPRLLGYAFNPLSVYFCYRANGEPALLIYEVRNTFGGLHAYVLPVKRGEISPAGIRQIQDKRFYVSPFIEMAMRYHFRVMPPKDCVKLRILATDSEGPLLSAAFMGYRRLLTSKELLRSFFSLPLVTLKVIAAIHWEALRLCLKGVRLAPKPDKTADGSLASGQRSDYTSNMMSAHRRR